The DNA region CAGTTTCTACCAGATAGGCATTTACAAAGACCCGGGTTTCATCGGCAAATCTATGAACCCGAGGTTTGAAACCCCCATGGACGGTGGGATTGAAAGAAATTATCCCGGTTAACAGGATGGGAAATATCAGAAGTCTACGGACAAGGTATTTTCTATTCATAAAACTTTTAAGCTATCTCGGATGGCCGAACCTTTACCTCTAATCCGGGCAGGCGGCACCCTGGTTTATCCACTCGGTTATTTTATCTATAAACTCCTGAAGGGTTCGGGGTGCAGGTGTACGCTTGCCACCTGGATTCCAGGACCATTGAATCCGAGGGTCTTCTTTAACATGTCGAATAAGGTCTTCCAGCGTTTTATTTCCATTCTGAGCCGGATCCTTAATCTGATTACAGATCTCCTTAGGGGTTTTATTTGCGAAGATCATGGGAGTCTCCGGGGGTGGCATCCGCCAATCGGGAGAGCCCGGTGCAGCCTTTTCCCCAACTCCATTGGTGAGCTGATGGCAGTTATTGCACCTGGCACCCCCTGCACCTCGACCCGTTGCACCACGAACAACCTTCATATCGTGGGGACGTCCCTCATCGCCTTGAGTGGGTCCTTCTCCTGCAGCATGACAGTTTTTACAGCGTGGATGGGCGAAGACATCGACAACGGCATTGAAGGCTGCAATAGCCCTGGCATCCTCTGCAACAGCAATAACCTGCAGGTTAAGGAAAACTTTCTCTCCTTTACTGGGAGTATGCCTCAGAGAGGAAAAGGCAGGATTTATGACCTGCAAGATTCCTATAACCCATACCATTCTTACCAGGTACTTTTTCCAATTATGGGTCCGTAACGTCATATCCGTATTCTCCTTTAACTTAAAAAATTGAAGGCTGAAAGGGGAAGATAGCCAAAAAATTTCGATCTTGAGATAAATCCCAAATCATCTTAGCCTTTTATCGGGCCAATTTAGCCAAACTTTCTTCATACGGCGGCCAGGCGATCCCTTTTTCAGTAATGATGGCGGTAATATACTCGTGGGGAGTTACATCGAAGGCCGGATTGGCTACCTGGATAGCTTCTGGCGCGATCTGTTTACCGGCAATCTGGGTCACTTCTTGGGGATTCCTCTCTTCAATGGGGATTTGATCTCCGGAGCCAATGGATAAGTCTAGGGTAGAAATCGGAGCTGCCACATAGAATGGAATCCCATGTTCTTTGGCCAGGACTGCCAGACTGTAGGTACCAATTTTATTGGCAACATCTCCATTTGCAGCAATCCGGTCGGCCCCCACGATAATGAGATTAATTTTTCCTTTCCGCATGAAATAGCCGGCCATGTTATCCGTGATAAGGGTAAGCGGAATATTCTCCTTGGCAAGCTCCCAGGCGGTTAATCGAGATCCCTGGAGAAAAGGTCTGGTCTCATCTACGAAAACATGAATCTGTTTTCCCTCTTCATGGGCTGACCGAATGACCCCCAGGGCTGTTCCGTATCCTGCCGTTGCTAGGGCTCCGGCATTACAATGGGTCAAGATGGTATCCCCGGATTTAATCAATTGCGCGCCATACTTACCCAGGATTTTGTTGATCTGGATATCCTCATCCCGTATCTGAAGGGCTCTATTTTTTAATACTTCTTTGAGTTGTGGAACAGGTAAATGCCGGTGAGCTTCTGCACATCGACGCATTTCTTCAATGGCCCAGAATAAATTCACAGCCGTGGGACGTGTTTTGGCCATTTCCTCCAGGATTTCTTTCATTTTAATTGAAAATTCTTCGTAAGAATCTGCCGAAATACTCTGGGCCCCCAGGGCAATACCCATAGCAGCGGCTACTCCAATGGCAGGGGCACCGCGAATGACCATATTTTTAATGGCCTGAGCCACATCTTTATAATTATCGTACTCTCGATAAACTTCCTCCATGGGAAGTCGTGTCTGATCAATCATGACCACTTTGTTGTTAATCCATTCAATGGTTTGAATCATGGGAAACTCCTTTGTGTTAAGTTATCAAGCCTCTTTGAGATGGTTAATAGAATATCCCATTAAGAGAAAATCTGTCAACTTTTTAATGATTTCGTGGATCTTTTAGCCCCGGCGAGGTGGCCTCTTTAGAGAGGGGCGAATTC from Candidatus Limnocylindrales bacterium includes:
- the mtnA gene encoding S-methyl-5-thioribose-1-phosphate isomerase, translating into MIQTIEWINNKVVMIDQTRLPMEEVYREYDNYKDVAQAIKNMVIRGAPAIGVAAAMGIALGAQSISADSYEEFSIKMKEILEEMAKTRPTAVNLFWAIEEMRRCAEAHRHLPVPQLKEVLKNRALQIRDEDIQINKILGKYGAQLIKSGDTILTHCNAGALATAGYGTALGVIRSAHEEGKQIHVFVDETRPFLQGSRLTAWELAKENIPLTLITDNMAGYFMRKGKINLIIVGADRIAANGDVANKIGTYSLAVLAKEHGIPFYVAAPISTLDLSIGSGDQIPIEERNPQEVTQIAGKQIAPEAIQVANPAFDVTPHEYITAIITEKGIAWPPYEESLAKLAR